CCAAGTGCCTCCATTTGGCAGTGAAGGAGTGGAGCGAAATTTGGGTGTAAACAATGCTCCTTACGAGTTGGGAGGTTGATTGAGGGAGCCCTCGGAACTCGTGCCTGCTCCAGTTTTGCTCAAAAATATCTTCTGACGCGCCGCGCCGTAAACTGATGTGATTGAAACTCCTGTAAAAACTCTGGCCTGGACATGCGGCCCAATCGTGATCAGGCGCTCGCGCCCTTTGGGATAGCCTCACCGTTTCCCAAAGCAGTCATCATTCCTTCTTTTGAGTTTCAAAAAGAAACCCTTCTTAAACCCCTCAACGTCTCCAGTTGCGCAACAACCTCTCATCTTCTCCTCTGCCCtttcgtcttcttctttggatcaTCACGACTTACGCTCCGATTCTTTGCAACTTGAAGGAAAAGATGAGCCCAAAGGAAGATGCCGGTGGTTCCCAAACTATAGCCGACTGTCTCCAGGAGAGGCGCTGGTTTGTATCCTGCCGTGAATTTGGAGGTACTTATTCCTCGTTCCGGCCACTTTGTTTTAGGTCCAATCTTCGAAGACCTCTCAGCCACTCAATCCATCAGAGACTTCCCATCTCACCTAGCCGACCGTCCTTTGTTTCGACGGGGCATTCCTACCACCTTGAAGTATGAGCCTGCTGTTGTAAAACGACATTGGGCTGGCAGGTACACTGAGTGGAATGACTGGGTGAAAAGGATGTCATCCGTTAAAGAAAAGTCCTGGAGGGAGCTTGGCATTTATGATGCCATTCACATGTCAACCGTCCACTATCCCTACGACGCTGATGTTCTTCACGCCGCTCTCCATTTTTGGTCCCGTTCGACCAACTCCTTTCATTTTAGTTGTGGGATGATGAGCCctacttaagggtgtcaatttgggaccggaaccaggaaccgtcccaatagtaaatgggacggtactggtttctgattttggtaccaaatgataaatgggacgggatggttctgggacgggattcccaacggtaccagtaccgaaataccaattaggtaccggatggtaccgaaactactagtaccgtataaaaagaaagggtatataagatattttttaaagaaaaaaaaagggtataagaattacgactcattagggtttcactaattgccttttgaatacgaagaggaacaacaggtcaaTAGCCGTAGCTTGAACTCTCTCCTCACAGAATTtgctacagtgctactccctcctccctcctccctcctccgtcgaccaactacatctaccaggttcttcctttttgcacttcgtactttgtaccatactaccatgtgacatgtgtgatgaatagagttttgtttgggaaaatcaaagaggaaacgcaacgggattcttccattttgtaggacttctctagatttaaaaaaatgagaagcttattacatgtgatcttagggagtttaaagaagtaaaactatgatttcataatttaagttgctttacaaaaagcagtagacaacttagatttcatgatagtgaaaaaattccacaacactagTAAACCTGCCTTGTTAGAAaaaattaaacttcttctccctttttctacagtgcctagaactGTTTAAGACCTGGTACTGTCTCATCCCGttagtaatcgggactgggatctaggtttggtcccgttaactaaatgggacggtactgggattggcacttttggtaccggtaccggtaccatCCCTTCCCAAATACCGGGAActgtcccaattgacaccctcaGCCCTACTCTTCTTGACGTGGGAGCCCTCCTGGGTCTTAAGGCCGCAGGGGAGGAGATCAACGGCAGCTCCGACTGCTCTCGGGTAGACTAGGATTTGAACCTTACCAAAAATGCCAGCTACACCTCTTATCTTTCCCAATATCGGAAACAAAGTGGTTCAGTGAACAAGCAAGAGTATATAGCCTTCTTTCTTGGATCTGTTGTTGCCTTATCTGTACTCGGGCCGACAAGATCACCAAAGCTTACCTCGGTCTTGCGAATACCCTAGCTGCTGATCGACCTGTTAATTTTGCTGCTTTTGTACTTTCTTCCCTGTATCGAGGTTGTAATGACCTTGTAGAGTCTGGTTTTGCTCATGGCGGAGGCCCTTTCTGGGTTCTGCAATTGTGGTTGAGCGCTTACTTTCTTGAGATCAGTCCTTCTCCACTGACTAATGATTTCCCCGCCGTTGGCTTTAAATTGCTTCGCCCACCGGTGGCGCAATCCCTCATAGATTGTTTCACTTTTTTCTTTAATCTCAAGGATATTCATCCTTCAGCTTCTTTTACTCCATTTCACTCTTCCAAAAGTTTACCTGACTGGCTAGGTGAAGGTATTGCTGACCCACTCGAGCATGGAGATCTTTGGGGTCCTTCCTTACATGCCGAGACCTCCACTACTGGGTGTTTCTCTGTAGCACCGAGCCTTACAATCCTCAATTCCTGGCTCGCCAGTTTGGTCTGGTGCAAGCCATTCCAGTCCCTTGCTATTTTTCGATTTCTGATGGTGGACCTGACCGGCACCTCCTAAAAGATTATGACAGTATCGGAGATCTGTCCCTTATGAGTGGCATGGCCCTTTCTGCCTTCCGGCCATGTTACTTTTCTCCTCTGCCTGCCACCACTGAGAGTTTCGATTCCCACCATCCTGTCGAGGGATTGGCtctgtccttggtggtggcaacgCCCTCCTGCTGCGGGACGTCACCCGCTGCCTCAGATAGTCTCAAAAGAGTCTTTGGTCCTGGAGGATCTGTCGCTataagtcattgatctgacctacAGTTGCTGGCGTGTTCAGGTCAGGTACTGCCTCCACGGCTTCTTCATTATTGAGATTGACTATGTCGATGTGCTCGTTCTCCGGGTTCTCCATCTCTTGGAATTCATGATTATTGGCTCTCCGGTGGTGGTGTCCCATTGCTCTCCCTTGCAGCATTGGTAGAGGACGCGGCCTTCTTACCCCGTGGTGCCATTCAATACTTGAGGAAGCAAGCTAGTAGATATgttggctagcgtcgttcccacagacggcgccaatctgttgcgtcaagaaatcgccggGTGGTTCGTCGGGTGCCGCAACTTGCAAAAGGAcatcagggacaagggagaactggtgtggttctggcctggCACTCTTCgttgcctaagttagatctctctcaaCAACAAatgaattactggaattcaagatCGGTCAATGGGGTAGAATATCTGGGTATTTATAGCTGAATatgacggtgtggagagtccagGAAGTTGGTGGTAGGCTTCCTTGGTAGGAGAGTCCATCACGTAGTAGATCTCCTCTTCTTGGGAGGTAGAGTCCGGGTAGGGAAGGAGTTCCCTTGCAGATAGACATGCGTGCTCCTCAAGTGTTGGACAAGATCCATGAGAGTCATGCATAGATAAGGTGCATTCCTTTGGGATAAGATCCCTTTACCGGTAGGATGATGTAAATCCGGGTGGTGATGCCATTGCCAACTCGTGTAGTGTCCTTGGTCCTTGAGTGACCTACTGGGTCTCTTCCTCTTAAGTCTAGCGGATGAGTCTTGATGTAGCCGAGTCCAGGTTGTCCTCTCTTCATGCCATGCCACGTGGCGGATCGGGATTGGCCCCAAGTATTTATGTTTTATCATCATGTTTACAGTGGCTGTTcagtgtctttttctttttgttggagTGAAAGGGAGGGATAAGCTTTCTGGCTCAAAACCTCAAATAGATAATTTGTTTTGACCTCCTTTTTAATGTCTCAAAGTCATTCAAAGTCAAATCAATCTGCTGGTGGGCTGAGCATGATTGACTTGACTTTTGTTTATGAGGGGCAGGCTTTCCTCTGTCGAGTTCATCATATGATCCATTTCTTTTGCTATGAACACATATTATTCTTCAATGCAAGCTTACTGAGTGGGGAGTTTTTTTGCAGCAATATCCATCTGAAAATATGTTAACTATGATTCATTTTGTCTTGTTTTTCTCATAGTTTGCTAAACCAGAAATGAGAAAAAGGtcaagattttgattttgactgGGAATTTGACCCTTGTCGAAACTGAAATATACCATCGAAATGGCCAAAAATGGCACCAAAATGTGTACCACCAAATGGTTGAAATGGCGCTGAAATATGATCCATTTCGGTGAGAACCAATACATTAAAGAATCCCTCAATTTGCATGTGATTTCGAAACAGAAATATACCATGATGCGAATATAGCCCATTGTTTCCTACATAAGATGGTCCATCGGATGCAATGCAAACTCATCCGTCAGAAGTAGGTCTGTAAGTGAAACCCGTCTTACCCACCTTATCTGACCCTCATTTGGAGGGTAAAAGCAAGGATTTTATACCATCTTGcgttagggggggggggagggtaagGGTAGGGAGGGTATGAGTAAGAGGTATCCGACCTTGTATGCTATGCATAATACTTATATGGACAAGGGTTCTCTGAACAGCCAGGGTATCCTACACCTCCTCACAgaataatttaaataattttttttgaggaaagatgaacaaataaaaaaattatctgtgggggggggggggcagggggCATGGGCCCCGGCGGCTCAGAGATATTTTTCCCTACATATATTATACATATGTTTTGTTTAGCTCAGCCTGCATTCTTTTTGGGCAACCCACCCTCAACCCGTTCCTATACCCAACGACTATAGCCATTAGATAAACTGAACACAAAACATTGGCCTACAAGTGATTAGTTGGTGTATTTGGTTGTCATATGGTTGTTTATTAGATTTTGTGCAGGTTATAATCTAATATTTTGTATATATTGGTAGGAAATTAGGTGAATTAGTATTGAATACCTGCCTGACATGTTTCCCATTGAGTAATGGCATTTCTCACCCGTACCATAAAGGGTAAgggcatggtttaaagtatcgaccgatacaatacgatacgtaccgatacgtctccttttttaaaaaaaaaataaactgtctcgaattgtatcgaaatgtatcaaCCGATAAGagccaatacgatacgatacgaccgatacgtatcgataccatcgataagcccagtaaagggttctgtgggtggtttaatacgtatcgatatgtatcgatacgtatcggccgatatggcTCGATAATACCGATATGTACCAATACCAtcaatacattccataaaaaaccattttcactcacatactcgatacaactcctaatctaacgaaaaaatgaaggaaaactctcaaccaagaggctaaaatcttgcatttaatcttggttttcacacttttaaactaaaaaacaaatcaaggaGTGCTAAAACATAATCCTTTGCAttatccaatactcttcatggctatagacgattacaacatgtaagaaacctcatcttttataacaatttcaatttaatgcatttgtttggttatacattattcaccattttagtgtttatgcatgacatctattatatattgcttatttatattgttttttgttccaaaagtgtatttccatgtgtatcttgaccatttctacgTGTATTTGTATTGTTCGATATGTATCTCCaaaacgatacgatacgatacgtctcttaaaatcacccgaccgatacgatacccgatatcgatactttaaaccttgggtaAAGGTAAAAGGAATTTCTGACCTGCCCATAGGGCATGGGTAAAAGGTCTCTACCGGCTAAGAGGATAAGGGTAAGCTTAAGGCCAATATCTGATCCTACTCTCCCTGTCTGCAGCCCTAGTGAGAAGAGAAACAGAACCAGGACAGAGCTTGAAAGTAGGTATAGATCAGAACAGTATTGACTTCAAAGCATTTTGAAGAAGTGGGCTGTAGAAGCTTCCATTGCATTGGAAAGCAAATGTAGTAAAAGATATATTGCATTCTCTGATGAGGGGTTCTGATACTGAGAAGATCAACTTGTCATCCATCCTGGGTCTAAAAGGTACTACACATGGCAGAATAGGAGGGGAAACCAATGTTGGCCAAGCTGCTAGTAGTCTTTCAATGGATTGGGATAGTAATACATTTTTCCTTCGAAATGAGCATGAGTGAGTAATATTTTTGGCATAGGAGCAAAGCATAGAATTATGTCCACTTGCTAACATGCTTGAATGAGCTCCTAGAGTTGCAATGATGAGTGTTTGAATAATATGTAACATTTTTCTAGTTCCACTTGCTAACATGCTTGAATAAGCTCCTAGAGTTGCAATGGTGAGTGTTTGAATAATATGTAACATTTTTCTAATTTCTCAATTTTGTTGTTGGATGCTAGAACTATTGAAAAAGGGGAGCAAAGAGCTACATTCTTTGTTGTATCTACGATTATTGTTCCTATACCAGAAATTGATCTATCATATCctccccccacaccccccccccaaaaaaaaaagaaaaagaaaaagaaaaaaggaacagGAAACAAATGAAGATTCCCTGTTTAGTGTAGGGATTTTATGTTTCTTCAATCTTACAAATGACTCTGAACTAGTTGGTTTCTGTGACAGTACTCTGCAGGGGAAGCACAATAGGAATCTGCTATGGGAGAAATGCTGATGACCTACCCACCCCTGATAAAGTGGCCCAACTTGTTCAACTACacaatattaaatatttaaggacctatgattcaaatattcaagtTCTCAAGGCCTTTGCCAACACTGGAGTGGAGCTCATGATTGGAGTTTCAAATTTAGACTTATTGCCATTCTCCCAGTTCCAATCCAATGTAGATACATGGTTAAAGAACAGCATCATCCCTTATTACCCTGCCACGAAGATTACATACATAACTGTAGGTGCTGAAGTCACTGAAAGCCCTACAAATATTTCTGCCCTTGTTGTACCTGCTATGCACAATGTCCTTGCCGCTCTCAGAAAAGCTGGTCTGCATAAGAAGATTAAAGTTTCCAGTACTCATTCACTTGGGGTCTTATCTAGATCATTCCCTCCATCAGCTGGGGCTTTTAATAGCAGCCTTGCCTTCTTCCTGAAACCTATGCTGGAATTTCTTGCTGAGAATCAGTCCCCATTCATGGTTGACATTTATCCTTACTATGCTTATAGGGACTCTCCAAATAATGTTTCTCTGGATTATGCTCTGTTTGAGTCATCATCAGAAGTTATTGATCCAGACACTGGTTTGATTTACACAAACATGTTTGATGCTCAGATAGATGCTCTCTATTTTGCACTGATGGCACTAAATTTCAAAACGATAAAAATCATGGTTACTGAGACAGGGTGGCCTTCAAAAGGATCAGCTCAGGAGAAAGCTGCAACTCCCGATAATGCCCAGAAATATAACAACAATCTTATTCGCCATGCTATCAATAATACGGGAACTCCAGCAAAGCCTGGAGAGGAGCTTGATGTCTATATATTTTCATTGTTCAATGAGAATAGAAAACCTGGATTGGAATCTGAGAGGAACTGGGGCTTATTTTACCCTGACCAGACAAGCATCTATAACCTGGATTTTACTGGAAGAGGGGCTGTAGACATGACTACGGAGGCAAACATTACAAGCTCTAATGGAACCTGGTGTATTGCTTCATCTACTGCTTCAGAGCTGGACTTGCAGAGTGCTTTAGATTGGGCTTGTGGTGCTGGGAATGTGGATTGCTCGGCTATACAGCCTAGCCAGCCGTGTTATCAGCCTGATACATTACTTTCCCATGCGTCATATGCCTTCAACAGTTATTACCAGCAAAATGGAGCTACTGACATTTCTTGCAGTTTTGGAGGTACAGGGGTGAAAACTAATAAGAACCCAAGTAAGTTTGGTGCAGATCCAACATTTCTTTTGTTACACATATAGTCAAACTAGCCAATTAAGTGCAGATTTTCATTGATATCTTTGATCGGTGTATTTCGCCACAGAGCTATTTTGGCGTGATTAAGACTTGAGGATGCATAACATTGTGTGGAGTGTCTTCCAGCTCCTATTAGTTCATGTAAAGAAAGGACTAGTTACTCGGTTAGCTAGAAGTTGTCCTAATGCTTTGCACAAACTAGCCTCTCTAGAAAACTTCATTAACACTAACTACAATTAGTGATTGATGTCCATCATTCATGAGCAAACCGTACGGTCTGATTCTGAGCCACTCTCTTGTTTTCATTCATGGAAGCTGATCAAATATACT
The sequence above is a segment of the Telopea speciosissima isolate NSW1024214 ecotype Mountain lineage chromosome 7, Tspe_v1, whole genome shotgun sequence genome. Coding sequences within it:
- the LOC122669209 gene encoding glucan endo-1,3-beta-glucosidase 13-like isoform X2, with protein sequence MSEGLKVWRGGTMARSPDFISAINLLLLLLLLPLFAVLCRGSTIGICYGRNADDLPTPDKVAQLVQLHNIKYLRTYDSNIQVLKAFANTGVELMIGVSNLDLLPFSQFQSNVDTWLKNSIIPYYPATKITYITVGAEVTESPTNISALVVPAMHNVLAALRKAGLHKKIKVSSTHSLGVLSRSFPPSAGAFNSSLAFFLKPMLEFLAENQSPFMVDIYPYYAYRDSPNNVSLDYALFESSSEVIDPDTGLIYTNMFDAQIDALYFALMALNFKTIKIMVTETGWPSKGSAQEKAATPDNAQKYNNNLIRHAINNTGTPAKPGEELDVYIFSLFNENRKPGLESERNWGLFYPDQTSIYNLDFTGRGAVDMTTEANITSSNGTWCIASSTASELDLQSALDWACGAGNVDCSAIQPSQPCYQPDTLLSHASYAFNSYYQQNGATDISCSFGGTGVKTNKNPSYDNCVYMTSGRKNTSAASNMTASTTSVSSSIVHRVSARLPGCLLVIILLFL
- the LOC122669209 gene encoding glucan endo-1,3-beta-glucosidase 13-like isoform X1, translated to MSEGLKVWRGGTMARSPDFISAINLLLLLLLLPLFAVLCRGSTIGICYGRNADDLPTPDKVAQLVQLHNIKYLRTYDSNIQVLKAFANTGVELMIGVSNLDLLPFSQFQSNVDTWLKNSIIPYYPATKITYITVGAEVTESPTNISALVVPAMHNVLAALRKAGLHKKIKVSSTHSLGVLSRSFPPSAGAFNSSLAFFLKPMLEFLAENQSPFMVDIYPYYAYRDSPNNVSLDYALFESSSEVIDPDTGLIYTNMFDAQIDALYFALMALNFKTIKIMVTETGWPSKGSAQEKAATPDNAQKYNNNLIRHAINNTGTPAKPGEELDVYIFSLFNENRKPGLESERNWGLFYPDQTSIYNLDFTGRGAVDMTTEANITSSNGTWCIASSTASELDLQSALDWACGAGNVDCSAIQPSQPCYQPDTLLSHASYAFNSYYQQNGATDISCSFGGTGVKTNKNPSYDNCVYMTSGCRKNTSAASNMTASTTSVSSSIVHRVSARLPGCLLVIILLFL
- the LOC122669209 gene encoding glucan endo-1,3-beta-glucosidase 13-like isoform X4, with product MSEGLKVWRGGTMARSPDFISAINLLLLLLLLPLFAVLCRGSTIGICYGRNADDLPTPDKVAQLVQLHNIKYLRTYDSNIQVLKAFANTGVELMIGVSNLDLLPFSQFQSNVDTWLKNSIIPYYPATKITYITVGAEVTESPTNISALVVPAMHNVLAALRKAGLHKKIKVSSTHSLGVLSRSFPPSAGAFNSSLAFFLKPMLEFLAENQSPFMVDIYPYYAYRDSPNNVSLDYALFESSSEVIDPDTGLIYTNMFDAQIDALYFALMALNFKTIKIMVTETGWPSKGSAQEKAATPDNAQKYNNNLIRHAINNTGTPAKPGEELDVYIFSLFNENRKPGLESERNWGLFYPDQTSIYNLDFTGRGAVDMTTEANITSSNGTWCIASSTASELDLQSALDWACGAGNVDCSAIQPSQPCYQPDTLLSHASYAFNSYYQQNGATDISCSFGGTGVKTNKNPSKFGADPTFLLLHI
- the LOC122669209 gene encoding glucan endo-1,3-beta-glucosidase 13-like isoform X3, which produces MSEGLKVWRGGTMARSPDFISAINLLLLLLLLPLFAVLCRGSTIGICYGRNADDLPTPDKVAQLVQLHNIKYLRTYDSNIQVLKAFANTGVELMIGVSNLDLLPFSQFQSNVDTWLKNSIIPYYPATKITYITVGAEVTESPTNISALVVPAMHNVLAALRKAGLHKKIKVSSTHSLGVLSRSFPPSAGAFNSSLAFFLKPMLEFLAENQSPFMVDIYPYYAYRDSPNNVSLDYALFESSSEVIDPDTGLIYTNMFDAQIDALYFALMALNFKTIKIMVTETGWPSKGSAQEKAATPDNAQKYNNNLIRHAINNTGTPAKPGEELDVYIFSLFNENRKPGLESERNWGLFYPDQTSIYNLDFTGRGAVDMTTEANITSSNGTWCIASSTASELDLQSALDWACGAGNVDCSAIQPSQPCYQPDTLLSHASYAFNSYYQQNGATDISCSFGGTGVKTNKNPSYDNCVYMTSGKNTSAASNMTASTTSVSSSIVHRVSARLPGCLLVIILLFL